A DNA window from Boseongicola sp. contains the following coding sequences:
- a CDS encoding ABC transporter permease subunit — protein sequence MSDIWDGLAAAILLIVTLDRDLVEITLRSLQVTLTAVAIGAGIGIPLGAVLTVSRFRFRRGTIAILNALMGLPPVVVGLIVYLLLSRSGPFGVFGLLFTPTAMIIAQVIIVTPLIASISHQALRDLWADYHDLLISLNTTKAQRMRTLIWDARRSLLTATLAGFGRAIGEIGAIMIVGGNIDHVTRVLTTAIALETSKGNFALALGLGFILIALAIAVNLMMHWISRTEREGRW from the coding sequence ATGAGCGATATCTGGGACGGATTGGCGGCGGCCATTTTGTTGATCGTGACACTGGATCGCGATCTGGTCGAGATCACATTGCGGTCCCTGCAGGTGACATTGACCGCCGTTGCCATTGGTGCAGGCATCGGCATACCGCTTGGTGCGGTTTTGACCGTCAGCCGATTTCGGTTCCGCCGTGGCACGATTGCCATCTTGAATGCGTTGATGGGTCTGCCGCCGGTCGTGGTGGGGCTGATCGTTTACCTGCTGTTGTCACGGTCGGGCCCGTTTGGGGTGTTTGGGTTGTTGTTCACGCCCACGGCCATGATCATTGCACAGGTGATCATCGTCACCCCGCTAATCGCGTCGATCTCGCATCAGGCGTTGCGGGATCTCTGGGCAGACTACCACGATTTGCTGATCTCGCTGAACACCACCAAAGCACAGCGCATGCGCACGCTGATCTGGGATGCGCGCCGGTCGTTACTGACCGCGACCCTGGCCGGGTTCGGGCGTGCGATTGGCGAAATTGGCGCGATCATGATCGTTGGCGGCAACATTGATCATGTTACGCGAGTATTGACGACGGCCATTGCTTTAGAGACGTCGAAGGGCAACTTTGCGCTGGCGCTGGGCCTTGGTTTCATCCTGATTGCGCTGGCGATAGCGGTAAATCTGATGATGCATTGGATATCGCGGACGGAACGGGAGGGGCGGTGGTGA